GTCGGGGCTTACCGCGACCAACCGAAGGCTGACGAGCAGATCCACCGGGGGAGATTCACGCTCCAGGGCAAAAGCGGGGCTGCACCCGCTTCGCGGGCGCGCTTTATGTTTACCTCCCGCTCCCACCTCGGCATCTAAGCAGCTCCGAAAAGCGCGCCGCGTCAAGTCAATTATTAGTCAAAGATTGTTTGACCAACAGTTGACGACAGCGCCCCGATTTGAGATACTAACCACGTCGAAGCAATACCGCCTCGACACCCCGGACACCAGCGGCAGCAACCGCTCCGGGGAATCTGCGAAGGAGATACAAAAATGCGTCTTTCCAGCAACTTCCGTAATCCGTGCATGATCCGCAGCGATGCCCCTCTGACCAATGACGAGATTGCCCGCGTGGCGCCCTCGATCTTTGCCGAGGAAGCGCACGACAGCCGTTCGGAACGTTACCTGTACATTCCAACCGTCAAGGTGCTCGATGCGCTGCGCACAGAAGGTTTTCAGCCGTTCATGGCGTGCCAGACCCGCGTCCGCAACACCGACAAACGCGAGCACACCAAGCACATGATTCGCCTGCGCCATGCCAGCAACATCATGAGCAAGGAAGCGAACGAAATCATTCTGCTGAACAGCCACGACGGCAGCAGCAGCTACCAGATGATGGCCGGCAAGTTCCGTTTCGTGTGCGCTAACGGGCTGGTCCTGGGCGACATGGCGATGGATCAGAAAGTGCGCCACAGCGGCCGCATTGACGTTGTTAACGACGTTATCGAAGGTGCCTATGAGGTGCTGGGCCAGTTCGAGCAGATCGACGCCAACCTTGACGACATGCAGCACTACCACTTGCGCCAGGAAGAGCAAGAAGCGTTCGCCATGGCGGCCCTGGCCTACCGCTACGACCCATCCGAAGGCCCTGCCCCGGTCACGCCGTCGCAACTGCTGATGCCGCGCCGTGCCGAAGACCGCGCAAGCGATCTCTGGACCACGTTCAACCGCGTGCAGGAAAACACCATCAAGGGCGGCTTGCGTGGCCGCAACAAGCAAGGACGCCGGACAACTACCCGCGCCGTTAACGGCATTGACCAAGACGTGAAACTCAATCGCGCCTTGTGGGTACTGGCCCAGGCCCTGCGCAGCGGTCAAGCCGCCGCGTAACTGGCGAGCCGGGCGTTAAACGCCCGGCTTTCCCCCGCCCTTGGAGGATCGAACCATGTGCAAAGTCTTCTATGTCCCTGGCCATACCGCGATCATCGACTATGCCCGCCAGATCGGGCCAAACATGTGGATGGCCCAGCATTCCGGGCTGATGCTGCCCGAGCTGCGCGTGCGTTACCCCGGCGCCATCCTGGGCGACGAAGAGGCGTTTTTGATCGATCAAGAACGCGCCTATGGCACGCCACCGGCACGCACGACCGCCGCCCGTTTCGAGTTCAACCTTTCGCAGCGCCCCGTCATCGACTACCACGCCGACGAGCTGGGCGCGTCGTTCAAGCTGGCCGACCTGGACCACGGCAACATGACGACCATTTTTGCCCAGTGGGGCGGGCGCTACTGGACCTTGACGGGCCTGGCCACCCTGCCCCACCTGCTCATCATGCGCCGCATCGCTACCCACTCCCTGGCCGTGGCCAAGGCCTAAGATCGAGGAACCGACCATGACTTACGAACGCACGTTGGAAGCCTACCGATCGTTACTCAAGGCCAACCCTGGGCATGGCCTGCTCATCCCTGGGGATTGCGTGGCGTTTCTGCTCGACTCTGACCAGCTTTACGCCTGCCAGGTGCAGGACGGTCGGCCACTTCTGGCGTGGATGTTTCCGATCACCGCCGAAGCCTGGGACGATGACGACGAAGCGTGGTTGTGCGATGCGGGCGGCCTGGAGACAGCCGACGCGATCAACGACCCGCAGTTTGTGCCCCTGCTGATATGGGACCGCCAGACACTGGAAAGCGAAACCGTGGCGGCAGTCGCCGCCAAGGTTGGTACCAGTGACCAGGGCGTTGCCATTAGTATCGAGCGCAACAACGAGGGGACGTTTTACGTCATCTGGAAAGCCACCGCCCAGGGCGTCAAACGGCACCGGCTCCATGCCGGTTCCACAGATGCCCGCCGCCTGGAAGCGCATGCGCGGGGCTTCATCGAGCAAATGAACCAGTAGCACGCTTGACCCGTAGCCCTGCCGGTAGCAGGGCATTCAGCCAACAGTAAGGAACCGCGAATGCAGCCCACCCAGCCGAAATACACCGCCGAACAATGGACCGCTTCCCTGCCTGCGCTCCGGGGCATGTCCACCAAGACCCTGGACATTGCCAGGGCGGTGCTGGTGGAGGGCAAGGAACCTATCGAGGTGGCCAACAACATCGGCCAGTCGCGGCAGCTTGTACACGCTGCAATCAAGCGCGTAACCGCCGTGCTGGAACGCCAGACCGTCGGCCTTGTGCCCGTCATGGTCTGGCTCACCCCCGAGGAAGCCGAGCAGGTCAAGCAGATGGCCGCCAAACATGAGCAGCCAAAGGAGGCCCAACCAGGGACCACAAAGAAGACACCTAACCGACAGAAAAAGGCCTAGATGGCGCCTTTCTGTCACGGACAGTTTGACTGCTGAGGGATTTGCAGATGCTTACACCAACAGAGGAAAAGGGCGTGCTCGATTACCTGGCCTGCCTTGAATGGGTCGCCAGCGCCGAGGTTGCAGAGATCCGCCAGCGCCTGGAAACAGCGACCGGCCAAGTCCGCGAGGATCTGGTGACTGCGATCAAGCAACAAATGGGCGGGGGCCGTCCCGAATTGGCCTGGTACTTCCACCACCTGGCCAGCGAGAAAATCTAGTGCGAGGCCTGCGGCCCGGGCTTTCGTGCTACGCATCGAGCCACAGCTGCGCCGTGTCTCGCCCCTTCGGGCTTCAATCCCTCTCGCCTGCGCACCTGGCCCGCCAGGCGCTGCGCGCTCCGCTTGCCCTCCGGCCTGTCGGCCTGCGCGGCGGCCTGCTGGCCACCTTGCCGCCCCTGCGCGTCCTGGGTGTGCTCATCACCCTCCGGCTGGCCGCTATCAGCCCTATTCGCCTACCCTCCGCTGGGCCTATGCCGTCAAGGGGCTTTCGCGGCATATGCTCACTCCCTCCGGTCGCTCCGCTATTCCACGGTCCCCATGACGGCGGCCCAGCTCCGGGTAGTCGGGGCTTACCGCGACCAACCGAAGGCTGACGAGCAGATCCACCGGGGGAGACTTACGCTCCAGGGCAAAAGCGGGGCTGCACCCGCTTCGCGGGCGCGCTTTATGTTTACCTCCCGCTCCCACCTCGGCATCTAAGCAGCTCCGAAAAGCGCGCCGCGTCAAGTCAATTATTCGTCAAAGATTGTTTGACCAACAGTTGACGACAGCGCCACGATTTGAGATACTAACCACGTCGAAGCAATACCGCCTCGACACCCCGGACACCAGCGGCGGCAACCGCTCCGGGGCAATCTGCGAAAGGAGATTCAACCCATGACTATCGAAACCCACATCCTGTATTTCAGCGAAGCCGAGGCCCTGCGCGAGTTCAGCGGCTTCACCGTTGAAGTGTCCCATCAGGCTCGCCCGAACCAGACCCCATCCAACGTCACCATGTACATGATCGTTGCCCAGCGTGGCGGCATCGGTCGCCGCGAGGTGATCGCGGAGTTCCCGCTGGAAATGCACGCCACGATCTTCCGTGACATGTGCGAAGGCTTTGTGCGCAGCGAGCGCCTGACCAAGTAAACCAACCCCGGCCCGGATACCAGCGGCGGCAACCGCTCCGGGCCTTCCTCTGCGAAAAAAGGAGTTACCTATGGCTACTCAAGCCCTTCCCTCGTTCCGTGTCTTCCTGGCCCGCCTGGCCGCTTCTGCGCGCCGCGCAGCGGCCCCAGCTCGCCCGGTGCCGTCCATGCAGCAACTGGCCGAGCGCGGCCAGTTAATGGAGGCCGCCGACCTTCTGACCCTCGCACGGGCTGTTAAACGGGCCTAACCCCACTACCCAACCGAGCGCCGCGGCTTCGCCCCGGCGCTCCCCGCTGGAGAACAGGATATGTACGGACACCAGACCACGCCGACCAAGGCCGCCAGGACGTGCCAGGCGCTTGCCGCCGCTGCGCGCAAGGCCGAGCTGCAACACGATTGGGAAGTGGCCGCAGAGTTCTACGAGGCCGCCGCAACGTTCATCACCAAACCGGGCGAACTGGCGCACCGCGATAGCGCCGGCTTGCTGCGTAAGGCCGCCGCCTGCTGGGAAGCTGGGGATCGAGGCCAAGGCGCAGGACCTGGCCACCGTTGAAAATGTGGATTGCGCAATCCAAAAGGCCCGCTTACGCGGGCCTTTGTCATCGTGCGACCGGCTGGAATGGCGCCCCGGCGCAATGCTCGCCGCCGCACAGAATCGCCAGCTCAGGCTTGCCCCATACCTGCGTTGCGCACTTCGGGCACCGGTACTTGACCCGGTTTGACCGGTTCGGCGGCACCTCGGGCGGCAGCTCCACCAACTCACCGAGCGGCCCCAGGTCATCACCGCCTTGATCCACGCCTAGCGCCTGCCCTTCGTCCTCACCGTCCACGTCATCGACAAACCCGCGACCGTTCGAGCCGGTCGGCGGATCAATTTGCGGTCGCTCCGGAGGAAAACGGTCGTACCACGACAGGGAGAAGTCCCGCGTCAGCAGCTCCGCGCAGCTCACGTCAAAGCGGCCGCCTGGAATGATGTAATGATCCATTTGTTCGCCCAGGCGCTTACCACCAGGTGCGCCGGTATTGCTGGGCATCAGGCCCAGGGCTTCCATGCGGGCGGCCCATTCTTTGTTGTGGTAGCCACGCCGGCCTGGCGCGCCAAAGTGGAACTGCCACAGGTGCACCATTTCATGGGCCAGCACCGACAGCGTTTTACGCAATGAGCGAATCGCGAAGTAGCCGGGGTTCATGGCGATTTCATCGGTCATTTCACCGCTACGACGGGCGAAGCGCTTGCGCGAGAAGTAGCCGTAGGTTCGGCGTTCACGCTGGAGGGTGATAAGGCAGTCCGGTAGCTGGCCGTCGAACAGCTGGACGTTGAAGTGTTCGTACGCCAGTTGCAGCTCGGCATAGACCTCATGAGTCGGCAGTAGCGACATGGTGACGATCCTGTCTTGTGGATTGTGCAATCCAGTTTAATAGAAGTGGATTGCGCAATCCAGAGCGAGGCCTTCGGCGCGGGCTGTCGTGCTGCGCATCGAGCCACAGCTGCGCCGCGTCTCGCCCCTTCGGGCTTCCATCCCTCTCGCCTCCGCGCCTGGTTCCCAGGCGCTGCGCGCTCCGCTTACCGCACGGGAGCGCCTGCGGCGACTCCCACAAACGGCGAGGCCGCCTTGCGGCGGCCTCAGCGTATGTCACACCCCGGCGCTAGCCGGCAACCA
The Pseudomonas putida genome window above contains:
- a CDS encoding DUF932 domain-containing protein; the encoded protein is MRLSSNFRNPCMIRSDAPLTNDEIARVAPSIFAEEAHDSRSERYLYIPTVKVLDALRTEGFQPFMACQTRVRNTDKREHTKHMIRLRHASNIMSKEANEIILLNSHDGSSSYQMMAGKFRFVCANGLVLGDMAMDQKVRHSGRIDVVNDVIEGAYEVLGQFEQIDANLDDMQHYHLRQEEQEAFAMAALAYRYDPSEGPAPVTPSQLLMPRRAEDRASDLWTTFNRVQENTIKGGLRGRNKQGRRTTTRAVNGIDQDVKLNRALWVLAQALRSGQAAA
- a CDS encoding TrfB-related DNA-binding protein gives rise to the protein MQPTQPKYTAEQWTASLPALRGMSTKTLDIARAVLVEGKEPIEVANNIGQSRQLVHAAIKRVTAVLERQTVGLVPVMVWLTPEEAEQVKQMAAKHEQPKEAQPGTTKKTPNRQKKA
- a CDS encoding SprT-like domain-containing protein is translated as MSLLPTHEVYAELQLAYEHFNVQLFDGQLPDCLITLQRERRTYGYFSRKRFARRSGEMTDEIAMNPGYFAIRSLRKTLSVLAHEMVHLWQFHFGAPGRRGYHNKEWAARMEALGLMPSNTGAPGGKRLGEQMDHYIIPGGRFDVSCAELLTRDFSLSWYDRFPPERPQIDPPTGSNGRGFVDDVDGEDEGQALGVDQGGDDLGPLGELVELPPEVPPNRSNRVKYRCPKCATQVWGKPELAILCGGEHCAGAPFQPVAR